One Halosegnis longus DNA window includes the following coding sequences:
- a CDS encoding aldo/keto reductase: MNCLVVGAGSVAREYVAGVADTDLTVTGVCDLDRERASALAADLDATAYTDLDAMLAAESAPLVVNLTSHEAHAPVTRTCLDADRHVFSEKPLAMDAATAADLVSLARDRTLALGCAPANPAGDVQRHARTLLADGRLGDVQFVTATANVGRVGAWHDRPDSFLRVGPLYDGGVYPLTLLVAWFGRVERVRRADALPLWPGDADPDESYTDAPHVEATLEFADGPTVALRASFYVDHRSREFYGLECHGDDGTLYLDDTGALAAEESAVTVRGGDREPTTAPHPVPRREQSRLEAVERLADSVRQGTPDRTTACRGAHVVAVCNAVEAAAETGGGEAVETDAPAGTCPKRVWRPEPSTADRALHLPPVGFGCSRYRHGDYVTPALGAAVDAGYRLFDTAELYGNEWRLGDLLADGPDRDTVFLLGKPWRTNHGPGHLERACRSSLAELGADAFDCYALHWPGAWEHTGPLSQLSKKPVAEQERVTFPTDENGDPARASHTLLDTWRRMEALVDEGLARTLGLCNVTLPQLAAVADEARIPPALVQVESNPYAPRHTLVRWCHRHGIRVVAHSPLSTALRDDSVVRSVADRHDIAPTTALLAWQVQRGVVPIPTTTDPAHATANLAAARHRLDEQGMAQLDGLVR, encoded by the coding sequence GTGAACTGCTTGGTAGTGGGAGCCGGCAGCGTGGCACGCGAGTACGTCGCCGGCGTCGCGGACACGGACCTCACCGTGACTGGTGTCTGTGACCTCGACCGCGAGCGCGCGAGTGCGCTCGCCGCCGACCTCGACGCGACCGCCTACACCGACCTCGATGCGATGCTCGCCGCGGAGTCCGCGCCGCTCGTCGTGAATCTCACGAGCCACGAGGCACACGCCCCGGTGACCCGCACCTGTCTCGACGCGGACCGACACGTCTTCTCGGAGAAGCCGCTGGCGATGGACGCCGCGACCGCAGCCGACCTCGTTTCCCTCGCTCGGGACCGAACCCTCGCGCTCGGCTGCGCGCCAGCGAACCCCGCCGGCGACGTGCAGCGACACGCCCGAACGCTGCTGGCCGACGGCCGACTCGGCGACGTGCAGTTCGTCACCGCGACGGCGAACGTCGGCCGCGTCGGCGCGTGGCACGACCGCCCCGACTCCTTCCTCCGCGTCGGGCCGCTGTACGACGGTGGCGTCTATCCGCTCACCCTGCTCGTCGCGTGGTTCGGCCGCGTCGAGCGGGTCCGGCGGGCCGACGCCCTCCCGCTGTGGCCCGGGGACGCCGACCCGGACGAAAGCTACACCGACGCGCCACACGTCGAAGCGACCCTCGAGTTCGCCGACGGCCCGACCGTCGCGCTCCGGGCCAGCTTCTACGTCGACCACCGGAGCCGCGAGTTCTACGGGCTGGAGTGTCACGGCGACGACGGCACCCTGTATCTGGACGACACCGGCGCGCTCGCCGCCGAGGAGTCGGCCGTCACGGTCCGGGGCGGGGACCGTGAGCCGACGACCGCCCCTCATCCGGTTCCGCGTCGCGAGCAGTCGCGGCTCGAAGCCGTCGAGCGACTGGCCGACTCGGTTCGACAGGGAACCCCGGACCGGACGACCGCGTGCCGCGGGGCACACGTCGTCGCGGTGTGTAACGCCGTCGAGGCGGCTGCCGAGACGGGTGGCGGGGAAGCCGTCGAGACCGACGCTCCCGCGGGAACGTGCCCCAAGCGCGTCTGGCGACCCGAACCCAGCACTGCCGACAGGGCGCTACATCTTCCACCGGTCGGCTTCGGCTGTTCGCGGTATCGCCACGGCGACTACGTGACGCCGGCACTCGGCGCGGCCGTCGACGCCGGCTATCGGCTGTTCGACACGGCGGAACTGTACGGCAACGAGTGGCGACTCGGCGACCTGCTCGCCGACGGTCCGGACCGCGACACCGTCTTCCTGCTCGGGAAGCCGTGGCGCACGAACCACGGCCCCGGTCACCTCGAACGCGCCTGTCGCAGCTCGCTCGCGGAGCTCGGAGCCGACGCCTTCGACTGCTACGCGCTCCACTGGCCCGGCGCGTGGGAACACACCGGCCCCCTCTCGCAACTCTCGAAGAAGCCGGTGGCCGAACAGGAGCGGGTGACGTTTCCAACCGACGAGAACGGAGACCCGGCACGCGCGAGCCACACCCTCCTCGATACGTGGCGACGGATGGAGGCTCTCGTCGACGAGGGGTTGGCCCGGACGCTCGGACTCTGTAATGTGACGCTGCCGCAGTTGGCCGCCGTCGCTGACGAGGCGCGGATTCCGCCCGCTCTCGTGCAGGTGGAGTCGAATCCGTACGCTCCCCGTCACACCCTCGTCCGGTGGTGTCACCGCCACGGCATCCGCGTCGTCGCTCACTCGCCGCTCTCGACTGCGCTTCGCGATGACTCGGTCGTCCGGTCCGTCGCCGACAGACACGACATCGCGCCGACGACCGCGCTGTTGGCGTGGCAGGTCCAGCGGGGCGTCGTCCCGATTCCGACGACGACCGACCCCGCACACGCGACGGCGAATCTCGCGGCCGCGCGCCACCGACTCGACGAGCAAGGAATGGCACAGTTGGACGGGCTAGTCCGATGA
- a CDS encoding GTP cyclohydrolase IIa, protein MVALQIDDYGPWTTTPEPRRETDLQALQSRLFATVADFFARFDGYAFADRYDNMVGVANGADPAVFERLQTQVANQYPVTVSVGVGTAGTPRTALEAANGVLQQAGSAQDADRTEVHDHRVVDDATTGTVTIAHFDVVDATGTLTDRVSSAEAGHTIRRAVLELREQMWERHGAVTQFVGGDNAIAVCPSLTPSKLDAVNDHVRETTGVELQVGIGRGPTAHAAGDDAKHALEHCRETGERIHAAFSLVER, encoded by the coding sequence ATGGTCGCCCTGCAGATCGACGACTACGGTCCGTGGACGACCACGCCGGAGCCACGACGGGAGACTGACCTCCAGGCGCTCCAGTCGCGGCTGTTCGCGACCGTCGCCGACTTCTTCGCCCGGTTCGACGGCTACGCCTTCGCCGACCGCTACGACAACATGGTCGGCGTCGCGAACGGGGCCGACCCGGCCGTCTTCGAACGGCTCCAGACACAGGTCGCGAATCAGTACCCCGTAACGGTAAGCGTCGGCGTCGGCACGGCCGGAACGCCCCGGACGGCGCTGGAGGCCGCCAACGGCGTCCTCCAGCAGGCCGGCAGCGCACAGGACGCAGACCGGACCGAGGTCCACGACCACCGGGTCGTCGACGACGCGACGACGGGGACCGTGACGATTGCCCACTTCGACGTGGTGGACGCGACGGGCACCCTGACCGACCGCGTCTCGTCCGCCGAGGCGGGCCACACCATCCGCCGCGCCGTGCTCGAACTCCGCGAGCAGATGTGGGAGCGCCACGGCGCGGTCACCCAGTTCGTCGGGGGCGACAACGCCATCGCCGTCTGTCCGTCGCTGACGCCGTCGAAACTCGACGCCGTCAACGACCACGTGCGCGAGACGACGGGGGTGGAGCTACAGGTCGGTATCGGACGCGGGCCGACCGCCCACGCCGCCGGCGACGACGCGAAGCACGCACTCGAACACTGCCGCGAGACGGGCGAGCGCATCCACGCCGCGTTCAGCCTCGTCGAACGATGA
- a CDS encoding CDP-alcohol phosphatidyltransferase family protein, with the protein MSADALRRRWWAVVVASALATAGVGVLVARALSPAAGGRWLAGALAPVVFLAWFLRRTLSENRPPEDAPESGVYSTLGVANGITVGRGWLYACLGGFVLTVPPTGTAWRWLPAVAYGVGIGLDWVDGAAARTVSRRTQLGERLDLAFDTMGFLLAPVVGVVWGALPVWYLSVSAARYLFKLGCWLREYRGLPVGELPESRVRRPLAALQMLTIAVALVPLVPASVAWPLATGAMIPTLVVFLRDYLSVTGRRNEANAKERTPVTRVDE; encoded by the coding sequence ATGAGCGCCGACGCCTTACGCCGGCGCTGGTGGGCCGTCGTCGTCGCGAGCGCGCTCGCGACCGCCGGTGTCGGGGTGCTCGTCGCGCGTGCGCTCTCGCCAGCCGCGGGGGGACGGTGGCTCGCCGGCGCGCTCGCTCCGGTGGTCTTTCTCGCGTGGTTCCTCCGACGCACGCTCTCGGAGAACCGACCGCCCGAGGACGCCCCCGAATCGGGCGTCTATTCCACCCTCGGGGTGGCGAACGGAATCACCGTCGGGCGCGGCTGGCTCTACGCGTGTCTGGGTGGGTTCGTGCTCACCGTCCCGCCGACCGGGACGGCGTGGCGGTGGCTGCCGGCCGTCGCGTACGGCGTCGGTATCGGGCTCGACTGGGTCGACGGCGCGGCCGCCCGAACCGTGAGCCGCCGGACGCAGTTGGGCGAGCGACTCGACCTCGCGTTCGATACGATGGGGTTCCTGCTCGCGCCGGTCGTCGGCGTCGTCTGGGGGGCGCTTCCGGTGTGGTATCTGTCGGTGTCGGCCGCGCGGTATCTGTTCAAGCTCGGCTGCTGGCTCCGGGAGTACCGCGGGCTTCCGGTGGGAGAGCTGCCGGAGAGCCGCGTCCGACGGCCGCTGGCCGCCCTCCAGATGCTCACCATCGCCGTCGCGCTCGTCCCCCTCGTGCCGGCGAGCGTCGCGTGGCCGCTCGCCACGGGGGCCATGATTCCAACGCTCGTGGTGTTCCTCCGCGATTATCTGTCGGTTACTGGACGACGGAACGAAGCAAACGCTAAAGAACGTACACCCGTAACCCGAGTAGATGAGTGA
- a CDS encoding zinc-dependent alcohol dehydrogenase has product MIDARRLYFTDPCEVEVRTVTLDAPDEGEVVVETTESGISPGSELLVYRGEFPEETAVDETIEALAGTFEYPLPYGYAAVGTVTDCGAGVDESWRGRTVFAFEPHADRFVASTDTLVPLREGVTPTEATLLPSVETATNLVLDGAPRVGEEVVVFGAGLVGLCTVHILSEFPLSELTVVEPVDTRRRLAAQFGADRTITPAAVGSDAAPANTDMVYELSGRPTTLDDAIETVGYDGRVVVGSWYGKKRAPIDLGGSFHRDRISLESSQVSTIDPDLRGRWDRERRFDVAFDHLQTLDTERLCGEAFAFDAAADAYRTLADGTVERPHVTFTYR; this is encoded by the coding sequence ATGATCGACGCACGCCGACTCTACTTCACGGACCCCTGCGAGGTCGAGGTCAGAACCGTCACGCTGGACGCCCCCGACGAGGGCGAAGTCGTCGTCGAGACGACCGAGTCGGGCATCAGTCCCGGCTCCGAACTGCTCGTCTATCGGGGCGAGTTCCCCGAGGAGACCGCCGTCGACGAAACCATCGAGGCGCTCGCCGGCACCTTCGAGTATCCGCTGCCGTACGGTTACGCCGCCGTCGGCACCGTCACCGACTGCGGCGCGGGCGTCGACGAGTCGTGGCGCGGGCGCACCGTCTTCGCCTTCGAGCCACACGCAGACCGGTTCGTCGCGTCAACCGACACGCTCGTCCCCTTACGCGAGGGAGTTACGCCGACGGAGGCCACCCTGCTCCCGTCGGTGGAGACGGCGACGAATCTCGTCCTCGACGGGGCACCCCGCGTCGGGGAGGAGGTCGTCGTCTTCGGCGCGGGACTCGTCGGGCTGTGTACCGTCCACATCCTCTCGGAGTTCCCGCTGTCGGAGCTGACGGTCGTCGAGCCGGTTGACACGCGCCGACGCCTGGCAGCGCAGTTCGGCGCGGACCGAACTATTACACCCGCGGCCGTGGGGAGCGACGCCGCACCCGCGAATACTGACATGGTGTACGAGCTGTCCGGCCGCCCGACGACGCTCGACGACGCGATCGAGACGGTCGGCTACGACGGGCGCGTCGTCGTCGGCTCGTGGTACGGGAAGAAACGCGCGCCGATCGACCTGGGCGGGTCGTTCCACCGCGACCGCATCAGCCTCGAATCCAGTCAGGTGAGCACCATCGACCCCGACCTCCGGGGGCGGTGGGACCGCGAGCGCCGGTTCGACGTGGCGTTCGACCACCTCCAGACGCTCGACACCGAGCGGCTGTGCGGCGAGGCGTTCGCCTTCGACGCCGCGGCCGACGCCTACCGGACACTCGCGGACGGCACCGTCGAGCGACCACACGTCACCTTCACCTACCGATGA
- a CDS encoding phosphatase PAP2 family protein, protein MDALGRLLDWLFALDTQTALLLADFRSPLATKLLTSVTGLGSATAALVFLGLFFAAGWREETERAGIALAITGVVVATLMAVVARPFPPMPVCQTTGEAVASSFPSGHAAAGTVFALTAWRSDELPVGVVAPLALLVAVSRVYLGTHYLTDTFAGVAIGVGAVALAGVVLARWSPLTDR, encoded by the coding sequence ATGGATGCGCTCGGGAGGCTGCTCGACTGGCTGTTCGCGCTCGACACGCAGACCGCACTGCTGCTCGCTGACTTCCGGTCGCCGCTGGCGACGAAACTGCTCACCTCGGTCACGGGACTCGGCTCCGCGACCGCGGCGCTCGTCTTCCTCGGACTCTTCTTCGCTGCCGGCTGGCGCGAGGAGACCGAACGCGCCGGTATCGCCCTCGCCATCACCGGCGTCGTCGTCGCGACCCTGATGGCGGTCGTCGCGCGCCCGTTCCCCCCGATGCCCGTGTGTCAGACCACCGGCGAGGCCGTCGCCTCCTCGTTTCCCTCGGGTCATGCGGCCGCCGGCACGGTGTTCGCGCTCACGGCGTGGCGCTCCGATGAACTACCGGTCGGGGTCGTCGCCCCGCTCGCGCTGCTGGTCGCCGTCTCCCGCGTCTATCTCGGCACCCACTACCTGACGGATACGTTCGCCGGGGTCGCAATCGGCGTCGGAGCCGTCGCGCTCGCCGGGGTCGTGCTCGCTCGGTGGTCGCCGCTCACCGACCGGTAA
- a CDS encoding glycosyltransferase family 4 protein, whose translation MAKVAVFHNTLDFEGGADMVCLHVCAALDAVHDVTLFTLSATAPERVAAKFDVPFDVTVATPPGSRALAAGLNRAAPRLGPQLPARSVLLRAYLRRRRGEFDVVVSTANELAISGPSVQYVHFPQFYVDRVDAGETGPLDGLWSRLAAPDRSQLEGPTRLLANSAWTADVTADIYGVRPTVCHPPVDPIEGRPWVDRDAGVLVLGRIAPDKRVLNAIEVVERLRARGYDLTCRVVGSAPTAYREYVRRVESAAARSEGVRVETDVSRDRVETLLGRYRYGLNMKPTEHFGMAVAEYAAAGMVPFAPNEGGQVDVLGGDDRLLFHGIEGAAETVAAALDSDLRPFLSRDRFASDRFASEIREHVSATLN comes from the coding sequence ATGGCGAAGGTCGCGGTGTTCCACAACACGCTCGATTTCGAGGGGGGTGCGGACATGGTGTGTCTCCACGTCTGTGCCGCCCTCGACGCCGTCCACGACGTGACGCTGTTCACGCTGTCGGCGACGGCTCCCGAGCGCGTGGCCGCGAAGTTCGACGTACCGTTCGACGTGACGGTGGCGACGCCGCCCGGAAGCCGTGCACTCGCGGCCGGGCTGAACCGCGCCGCGCCGCGTCTCGGCCCCCAACTCCCCGCCCGGTCGGTGCTTCTGCGAGCGTATCTCCGCCGTCGCCGCGGCGAGTTCGATGTCGTCGTCAGCACGGCGAACGAACTCGCAATCTCAGGGCCGTCGGTGCAGTACGTCCACTTTCCGCAGTTTTACGTCGACCGCGTCGACGCCGGGGAAACTGGGCCACTCGACGGTCTCTGGTCGCGACTCGCCGCGCCCGACCGCAGCCAGCTCGAGGGGCCGACCCGGCTGCTGGCGAACTCGGCGTGGACCGCCGACGTGACGGCCGACATCTACGGGGTCCGCCCGACGGTGTGTCACCCGCCCGTCGACCCAATCGAGGGTCGCCCGTGGGTCGACCGCGACGCCGGCGTGCTCGTGCTCGGGCGCATCGCGCCGGACAAGCGCGTCCTCAACGCCATCGAGGTGGTCGAACGGCTCCGCGCACGCGGGTACGACCTCACCTGTCGCGTCGTCGGCTCCGCGCCGACCGCCTACCGGGAGTACGTCCGCCGGGTCGAGTCGGCGGCCGCACGCAGCGAGGGCGTCCGCGTCGAAACCGACGTGTCGCGCGACCGCGTCGAGACGCTGCTCGGTCGCTACCGCTACGGACTCAACATGAAGCCGACCGAGCATTTCGGGATGGCCGTCGCCGAGTACGCCGCCGCCGGGATGGTCCCGTTCGCGCCCAACGAGGGCGGACAGGTCGACGTGCTCGGCGGCGACGACCGACTGCTGTTTCACGGCATCGAGGGCGCGGCCGAGACGGTCGCCGCGGCACTCGACAGCGACCTCCGGCCGTTTCTCTCTCGCGACCGATTCGCCAGCGACCGGTTCGCCAGTGAGATTCGAGAGCACGTCTCCGCGACCCTCAACTAA
- a CDS encoding SAM-dependent methyltransferase, with translation MTADGHDHGRRRYLTAKHSVDKRARNEQVRQRLLAELPATPRVVEWGPGVGLSVPTLCDWTNLDAYHGIEADPTLAAFARSLVPRLFARSGEDAPDAAFTVGDALATRTEPCDLLYAQSFFDLVPVESALDAVRERVTPGGLAYAPLTFDGKTTFLPRRPNDEAVLGAFHDTIDATDGRSRAATTLLDALGERDATVLAVGSSDWVVRPRAGAYPADERYFLSSILDIIEDALGGQAAEWLAARREQLSAGQLTYVANNHDVLWRP, from the coding sequence GTGACCGCCGACGGTCACGACCACGGCAGACGCCGCTACCTGACTGCAAAGCACTCTGTCGACAAGCGGGCACGCAACGAACAGGTCCGACAGCGACTGCTCGCTGAACTGCCGGCTACCCCCCGAGTGGTCGAGTGGGGACCCGGCGTCGGGCTGTCGGTTCCGACGCTGTGCGACTGGACGAATCTCGACGCCTACCACGGTATCGAGGCCGACCCGACGCTGGCGGCGTTTGCTCGGTCGCTCGTCCCGCGGCTGTTCGCCCGGAGCGGGGAGGACGCCCCCGACGCAGCGTTCACCGTCGGTGACGCGCTCGCGACGCGGACGGAGCCGTGTGACCTGCTGTACGCACAGTCGTTCTTCGACCTCGTGCCGGTGGAGTCGGCACTCGATGCCGTACGGGAGCGCGTCACCCCCGGCGGCCTCGCGTACGCGCCCCTCACGTTCGACGGGAAGACGACGTTTTTGCCCCGCCGTCCGAACGACGAGGCGGTACTCGGAGCGTTTCACGACACCATCGACGCGACCGACGGCCGGAGTCGGGCGGCGACCACACTTCTCGACGCGCTCGGCGAGCGCGACGCGACGGTGCTGGCCGTCGGGAGCTCTGACTGGGTGGTTCGGCCGCGCGCGGGCGCGTATCCGGCCGACGAGCGCTACTTCCTGTCGTCGATTCTCGACATCATCGAGGATGCGCTCGGCGGACAGGCGGCCGAGTGGCTCGCGGCGCGGCGAGAACAGCTTTCCGCCGGACAGCTCACCTACGTCGCGAACAACCACGACGTGCTGTGGCGGCCCTGA
- a CDS encoding 6-pyruvoyl trahydropterin synthase family protein — protein sequence MTAPEPYTLTVRREFVAQHYLTVPDPGPVEGEPHSHVFTAEVAFAGPELDEYGYLVDIDAVEERLDALETRYRDTLLNDLPEFDGQNPSVERFAAAFGDRLADDLTDPNPTTLTVRLWEDDLAWASHERKL from the coding sequence ATGACAGCACCAGAACCATACACGCTCACCGTCCGCCGCGAGTTCGTCGCCCAACACTACCTCACCGTTCCCGACCCCGGGCCCGTAGAGGGGGAGCCACACAGCCACGTCTTCACCGCCGAGGTGGCGTTCGCCGGTCCAGAGCTGGACGAGTACGGCTACCTCGTCGACATCGACGCCGTCGAGGAGCGGCTCGACGCGCTGGAGACCCGCTACCGGGACACCCTGCTCAACGACCTCCCCGAGTTCGACGGGCAGAATCCGAGCGTCGAGCGGTTCGCGGCGGCGTTCGGCGACCGACTGGCCGACGACCTCACCGACCCGAACCCGACCACGCTCACCGTCCGGCTCTGGGAGGACGACCTCGCGTGGGCGAGCCACGAGCGGAAACTGTGA
- a CDS encoding metal-dependent hydrolase, protein MLFATHLVIAWLLARARGLSVVAAVIGAALPDLVDKPLASAGLVDLFHTVGHTALLAPVFVVLALRGGRWLVLAVGWASHLAADALHIVVNGRPTDAYFLGWPLIEPPTPLAIPPGEFVWYYLWSRSFFIEVGIWLLAAWVVSRELRARASDHR, encoded by the coding sequence GTGCTGTTTGCCACCCACCTCGTGATTGCGTGGCTGCTCGCGCGAGCGCGCGGCCTCTCCGTCGTCGCCGCCGTCATCGGAGCCGCGCTCCCCGACCTCGTGGACAAGCCGCTCGCCTCAGCGGGGCTGGTGGACCTGTTCCACACCGTCGGGCACACGGCGCTGCTCGCGCCCGTGTTCGTCGTCCTCGCGCTCCGCGGGGGTCGGTGGCTCGTGCTCGCCGTCGGGTGGGCCTCGCATCTCGCTGCCGACGCGCTCCACATCGTCGTCAACGGCCGGCCGACGGACGCGTACTTCCTCGGATGGCCCCTCATCGAGCCGCCGACGCCCCTCGCGATTCCGCCCGGCGAGTTCGTCTGGTACTACCTGTGGAGTCGCTCCTTCTTCATCGAGGTGGGTATCTGGTTACTTGCGGCGTGGGTCGTGAGCCGAGAACTCCGGGCGCGGGCGAGCGACCACCGGTAG
- a CDS encoding phosphotransacetylase family protein, with product MNPLLVTATAERTGKTAITVALARIAADRGQSVGYMKPKGTRLQSVVGKTLDEDPMLARAVLGTDAEMHEMEPVVYSPTFIEGAIRGREDTTELNDRIREAYKGLAEGTDRMFIEGGGNVRTGGVVGLTDPEVAELLDADVVLVAEYTEPGDIDDVLAAIEDIGDRLAGVVFNRVDDATYDAVESDVVPYLSTRDVPVFGILPVAPELTGVTVAELADELGADTLVEGNQDVLVQRFAVGAMGAEAALRHFRRSRDTAVITGGDRADIATAAIEANSVRCLVLTGGHQPSGSVLGKAEESNTPVLSVPGDTLTTVERAETIISGGRTQNEETVAVVRDLLETHADVDALVGTTGGD from the coding sequence ATGAACCCGTTACTCGTCACAGCAACAGCCGAACGCACCGGCAAGACCGCGATCACCGTCGCCCTTGCCCGCATCGCCGCCGACCGGGGCCAATCGGTCGGCTACATGAAGCCGAAGGGGACGCGCCTCCAGAGCGTCGTCGGCAAGACGCTCGACGAGGACCCGATGCTCGCGCGCGCCGTCCTCGGGACGGACGCCGAGATGCACGAGATGGAGCCGGTCGTCTACTCGCCCACGTTCATCGAGGGGGCCATCCGCGGCCGCGAGGACACCACGGAGCTCAACGACCGCATCCGCGAGGCGTACAAGGGGCTCGCCGAGGGAACCGACCGGATGTTCATCGAGGGGGGCGGGAACGTGCGTACAGGTGGGGTTGTCGGTCTGACCGACCCAGAAGTGGCCGAACTCCTCGACGCCGACGTGGTGCTCGTCGCCGAGTACACCGAGCCGGGCGACATCGACGACGTACTCGCCGCAATCGAGGACATCGGCGACCGGCTCGCCGGCGTCGTGTTCAACCGCGTCGACGACGCCACCTACGACGCCGTCGAGTCCGACGTGGTGCCGTATCTCTCTACCCGCGACGTCCCGGTGTTCGGTATTCTCCCCGTCGCCCCCGAACTGACTGGCGTCACCGTCGCGGAGCTGGCGGACGAACTCGGTGCCGACACGCTCGTCGAGGGGAACCAAGACGTGCTCGTCCAGCGGTTCGCCGTCGGCGCGATGGGTGCCGAGGCCGCGCTCCGGCACTTCCGGCGGTCGCGCGACACGGCCGTCATCACCGGGGGCGACCGCGCTGACATCGCAACGGCGGCCATCGAGGCCAACAGCGTCCGGTGTCTCGTCCTCACCGGCGGCCACCAGCCTTCGGGGTCGGTGCTCGGCAAGGCCGAGGAGTCGAACACGCCCGTGCTCTCCGTCCCGGGCGACACGCTCACGACGGTCGAGCGCGCCGAGACAATCATCAGCGGCGGCCGAACGCAGAACGAGGAGACCGTCGCCGTCGTGCGCGACCTGCTGGAGACACACGCCGACGTGGACGCGCTCGTCGGGACTACGGGCGGGGACTGA